GATGCCGACGCGGCATCCGCGGTCGAGGCTCTTGAGCGAGAGAAACAGGAGCTGGAGGACGCGCTTGCGAGGGCCAGGGCGGATTTCTTCAACTACAGAAAGAGAGTGGAGAGGGACAGGCTGAAGGAGCGAGCCATGATCGCGGAGGACAACGTATTCAGCTTCCTCCCGGTCCTCGACAATTTGGATCGAGCTCTGGCGGTGAATCCGAAGTCCGAGGGAAGAAGCATCCTCAAGGGTGTGGAGATGGTGCGCAAGCAGTTTCTCAATGTGCTTGAGTCCCTCGGGGTGACACAGATCCCGACCGACGGGGTCCCCTTTTCCCCCGAGTGCCACGAGGCCGTCACGGCCGTCCCTACGGACGACCCGAAGATGAACGGCATCGTCGTGGAGGAGGTCATGACCGGCTTCAGAAGCAAGGATCGCGTGCTGCGCGCCGCGAAGGTGAGGGTGGCATCGTTCGCGCAGGACGACGAGGACGAGCCGGAATAACTATAAACACTCGCGGCGTTTCAGCCGCTGAACATTCACGGGCTTTCGCTCGATCCAACTACGAGGTGAGACAGTATGTCAAAAGTTGTGGGTATTGATCTGGGAACGACAAACAGCTGCATAGCCGTCCAGGAGGGGGACGTCACGACGATAATCCCCAGCTCCGAGGGCTCAAGGACGATGCCGTCCGTCGTGGCTTTCACCAAGGAGGGTGAACGTCTCGTCGGGCAGCTTGCGAAGAGGCAGGCCATCGTCAACGGCGACCGGACGGTGATGTCGATAAAGCGCGAGATGGGCACGGATCACAGGGTGACGATAGACGGCAAGAAGTACACGCCGCAGGAGATCTCGTCGATGATCCTGCAGAAGATGAAGAGAGATGCGGAGGACTACCTCGGCGAGCCGGTGACCAAGGCGGTCATCACGACTCCCGCCTACTTCACCGACGCCCAGCGCCAGGCGACGAAGGACGCCGGGGCCATAGCCGGGCTGGAGGTGCTTCGCATAATCAACGAGCCGACCGCCGCCTGCCTCGCCTACGGCGAGAATAAGCAGGGAGAGCACAAGATCCTCGTCTTCGACTTGGGGGGAGGCACATTCGACGTGTCCATCCTCGACGTGGGCGAGGGGGTCTTCGAGGTCCTGGCCACCGCGGGCGACAACCGTCTTGGCGGCGACGACTGGGACATGAGGATAGTCGACTGGATAGTGGACCAGTTCAAGAAGTCCGACGGTATAGATCTCAAGAACGACAGGATGGCGCTGCAGAGGCTTCGCGAGGCGGCGGAGAAGGCGAAGGTGGAGCTCTCCTCAATGCCCGAGACCACCATCTCCCTGCCGTTTATAACGGCCGACTCGACCGGGCCCAAGCACCTAGAGATCGGCCTGTCGCGCGCCAAGTTCGAGGAGATGACGACCGACCTGCTGGAGAGGACGGCCAAGCCGGCCCGCCAGGCGCTCCAGGACTCCGGCCTCTCCGCGGCCGAGATCGACAAGATCCTGCTCGTCGGCGGCTCCACCAGGATGCCGATGGTGCAGAAGAAGATAAAGGAGCTGCTCGGCAAGGAGCCGACCAAGGGGATCAACCCGGACGAGTGCGTGGCGGCCGGAGCGGCGATCCAGGGGGCGATCCTGGCGGGCGACCACAAGGACATAGTTCTGGTCGACGTCACGCCTCTCTCGCTGGGGCTCGAGACCCTGGGCGGGGTCTTCACCAAGATCATCGAGCGAAACACCGCCATACCGGTCTCCAAGAGCCAGGTTTTCACCACCGCCGCCAACAGCCAGACCCAGGTGGAGATAGTCGTTCTGCAGGGTGAGAGGGCGATGGCGGCGGACAACGTCAGGCTGGGCAAGTTTGTCCTCGACGGAATTCCCCCCGCACCGCGCGGCATTCCCCAGATAGAGGTCTCCTTCAACATAGACGTCAACGGCATCCTGAACGTCAACGCCAAGGACAAGGGCACGGGCAAGGCCCAGAACATCTCCATCCACTCGTCCAACCTCTCGAAGGAGGACATAGAGAGGATGAAGAACCAGGCCGATGAGTTCGAGGAGGAGGACAAAAAGAAGCGCGAGATGGCCGAGGCAAAGAACGAGGCCGACAGCGCGGCCTACGCGGCCGAGCGTCTCATCGCGGAGAACGGAGACAAGATGACGCCGGAGGAGAAGGGTAATATCAACTCCGGGCTCGACGAGCTCAGGCGTCTGCTTGCGGGCGAGGACATAGAGGCGATACGCTCCGCCAAGGATGCGTTGGAGAGGTCGATGCAGGAGTTCTCTACCAGGCTCTACTCCCAGGCCCAGCAGGAGGATTCGCAGGACGCCCGGGATCCGAGCGGCCCGCATGACGATTCGGACGGCGAGACAGTGGACGCGGAGTTCACCGACCAGGGGCAGGCGTAGGAGGTGACCTCGCATGAACGGCGGAGGCACGGAAGACCTCTATAAAGTGCTCGGAGTTCCTCGCGACGCCTCCGCAGCGGACATCAAGAAGGCCTACAGGCAGCTGGTGCGCAAGTACCACCCGGACGCGAACCCTGGCGACAAGGAGGCCGAGGAGCGCTTCAAGAGGATAAACCAGGCGTACGAAGTGCTGAGCGACTCGAACAAGCGCAGCCAATACGACCAGTTCGGAACGGTCGGCGACATGCCCGGCGGAGGCAGCCCGTTCGAGGGCTTCAGCGGCATGGGGGACATCTTCGGCGACATATTCGACAGTGTCTTCGGCGGACTTGGGGGGCGCAGGAGGCCCTCGCCGGACGCCCCGCGCAGGGGGGCCGACCTTGAGATGGGCGTGGAGGTAACACTGCTGGAGGCCGCCACCGGGGCGGTTAAGGAGTTCCTGGTGCCGCGCCTCGACTCCTGCGCCGCCTGCGCGGGGACCGGGGCAAAGGCCGGCACATCGCCTGAGACCTGCTCCAGGTGCGGGGGCCGCGGCCAGGTGGAGAGCCGTCAGCAGACCCCGTTCGGACGCTTCGTGTCGCTCAACACCTGCCCGTCGTGCAACGGAACGGGAAAGATCATCAGGGAGAAGTGCCCCGACTGCGCCGGCCTCGGCAGGGTCAGAAAGCAGCACAAGGTCGAGGTAAAAATACCGCCAGGGGTGGACACTGGTACAAGGCTCCGCATCGGCGGGGAGGGGGAGCCGGGGGTCAACGGAGGCCCGTTCGGCGACCTCTATCTGGCCGTCACCGTGCAGGACCACCCGGACTTCAAGAGAGAAGGGGGCGACCTCCACACGAGGGTGGCCGTCACCTTCCCGCAGGCCGCCCTTGGCTGCACAGTCAAGATCCCTACCCTGTACGGGGAGGAGGAACAGCTGGACATCCCAGCGGGTACTCAGCCGGGCAAGGTCTTCACCGTACGTGGAGAGGGAGTCCCGCGACTTCGCGGCCCCAGGGGAAAGGGCGACCTCTTCGCTCATGTGATGGTCGATGTGCCCACCAAGCTTTCGGACAAAGAGCGCGCTCTTCTGGAGGAGCTCGCTCGCGAGATGAAGGTG
Above is a genomic segment from Synergistaceae bacterium containing:
- a CDS encoding nucleotide exchange factor GrpE; translated protein: MRKIDDGLPPEREDEAPSPFIGRVGGVGDLSPEEAACEDADAASAVEALEREKQELEDALARARADFFNYRKRVERDRLKERAMIAEDNVFSFLPVLDNLDRALAVNPKSEGRSILKGVEMVRKQFLNVLESLGVTQIPTDGVPFSPECHEAVTAVPTDDPKMNGIVVEEVMTGFRSKDRVLRAAKVRVASFAQDDEDEPE
- the dnaK gene encoding molecular chaperone DnaK, which produces MSKVVGIDLGTTNSCIAVQEGDVTTIIPSSEGSRTMPSVVAFTKEGERLVGQLAKRQAIVNGDRTVMSIKREMGTDHRVTIDGKKYTPQEISSMILQKMKRDAEDYLGEPVTKAVITTPAYFTDAQRQATKDAGAIAGLEVLRIINEPTAACLAYGENKQGEHKILVFDLGGGTFDVSILDVGEGVFEVLATAGDNRLGGDDWDMRIVDWIVDQFKKSDGIDLKNDRMALQRLREAAEKAKVELSSMPETTISLPFITADSTGPKHLEIGLSRAKFEEMTTDLLERTAKPARQALQDSGLSAAEIDKILLVGGSTRMPMVQKKIKELLGKEPTKGINPDECVAAGAAIQGAILAGDHKDIVLVDVTPLSLGLETLGGVFTKIIERNTAIPVSKSQVFTTAANSQTQVEIVVLQGERAMAADNVRLGKFVLDGIPPAPRGIPQIEVSFNIDVNGILNVNAKDKGTGKAQNISIHSSNLSKEDIERMKNQADEFEEEDKKKREMAEAKNEADSAAYAAERLIAENGDKMTPEEKGNINSGLDELRRLLAGEDIEAIRSAKDALERSMQEFSTRLYSQAQQEDSQDARDPSGPHDDSDGETVDAEFTDQGQA
- the dnaJ gene encoding molecular chaperone DnaJ, translating into MNGGGTEDLYKVLGVPRDASAADIKKAYRQLVRKYHPDANPGDKEAEERFKRINQAYEVLSDSNKRSQYDQFGTVGDMPGGGSPFEGFSGMGDIFGDIFDSVFGGLGGRRRPSPDAPRRGADLEMGVEVTLLEAATGAVKEFLVPRLDSCAACAGTGAKAGTSPETCSRCGGRGQVESRQQTPFGRFVSLNTCPSCNGTGKIIREKCPDCAGLGRVRKQHKVEVKIPPGVDTGTRLRIGGEGEPGVNGGPFGDLYLAVTVQDHPDFKREGGDLHTRVAVTFPQAALGCTVKIPTLYGEEEQLDIPAGTQPGKVFTVRGEGVPRLRGPRGKGDLFAHVMVDVPTKLSDKERALLEELAREMKVEVEDTGGFGKFFRNLFDG